A window of Candidatus Hydrogenedens sp. genomic DNA:
AGCATTAAAACAACACAATGAAACACCTCATTCAATCATCTGTTCTCAAATACCTCCCATATTAAAAGAACATCTCCTTCAATTAAATTTAGAAAAGGAACTTGAAATTGAAGAACAACTCCTTATTATTCGCGTCTTAAATCAGATTATTGATAATGGAACCTGGCATCAAAACCCAATGTGGAAAAATGAAGATATAGGTCAAGAAGCCATGTCATATTTATTAAGCAATAAACAATTAATTCCTTATCAAAAACAGCGATTAAGTAGATTAATTTTAGAGCATGTATTTAAGGATGCCTTTTATCCTTCCCCTTCCTCTCTACATACAAAAGTCGGTGTGCCAGGGTTTAAAAATCTATTTATTCCACTTGGCATCTTATATATTTTATTTGTTGCTTTTATAGTGGTAAGTGTTTCAAATGCAGTAAATTTAACCGATGGCTTAGACGGTTTGGCTATAGGGTGCTCTATTATCTCAATCATGGCTTATGCCGCAATTGCGTATATTGTAAGCCGTGCCGATTGGAGTAGGTATTTGTTCCTCACGTATGTCCCAGAAGCAAGTGAACTCTTTGTTTTCGGCTCTACATTGTTAGGGGCAGGTTTAGGTTTCTTATGGTATAACGGGCATCCAGCAGAAGTGTTTATGGGGGATACAGGCTCCTTGTCATTAGGTGGTGCTTTAGCCACGTTAGCTGTCTTAACAAAGCAAGAACTTTTGCTACCCATTGTTGCAGGTATTTTTGTGCTTGAAGCAGGAAGTGTTTTATTACAGGTAGCCTCCTTCAAACTTACAGGAAAAAGAATTTTCCGTATGTCTCCACTTCACCATCACTTTGAATTATTAGGTTGGACAGAAACAAAAGTAACTCTCCGCTTTTGGATAATAGCACTGTTATTTGCATTACTTAGTTTAGGAACACTCAAATTACGATGAACAAAACAAAAGAAAAAATAATGACCTCGCGTAGATTCCTGGTTCTCGGGGCAGGAAAATCAGGTCTTGCAGTAGCGAAACTTTTAAAACAGCAAAACAAGATAGTCATTGTTAACGACCAAAAAGAAATAAAAGAACTGCCTGATACTGTCAGACAACTTGAACAACTGGAGATTCCATTTATATTTGGAGAACACCCCTTAAGTCTTTTATCTTCTACAGATGTTGTTATCGTAAGCCCTGGAATTTCACCCAATATAAATATAATAAAAACAGCGATGGTGAAAGGCTATCCCATTATCGGTGAACTTGAATATGCTTCTTATTTTATTAACAAACCAATAATTGCTATCACAGGAACAAATGGTAAAACCACAGTAACTACTTGGATTTATTACACATTAAGAGAATTAGGAATAAACACCGCCTTAGGGGGAAACAACGATACTCCGCTTTCAGATATCGTTCTATTAGCCAAGTCCTATGATTGGATTGTTGCAGAGGTTAGCAGTTATCAACTTGAATATTGCTATGATTTCCATCCCCAAATAGCAGGTGTATTAAATGTAACTCCTGACCACATTTCACGCCATTCGACGCTCAAAGAATACGCTGATGTAAAATCAAAGATATTTAAAAATCAACAAAGAGAGGATATCGCAATAATCAATGAGGATGATGATTGGGTTCGACAGATGAAAATACCCACAGATGTTAGTCAATACAGATTCTCATTAGAAATGAAAGTTCCCACTGGTGCATGGATTGAAAATGAAAATATTCATTTTAATGAAACATATCTCGGACATATACAACAAATCCCCTTAAAAGGGAAACATAACCTTGCAAATGCCTTAGCGGTTCTGTGTGCATTATGTCCCATAATAGAATCACCAGAAAAGGTATTTAAAGCAATGTGTTCCTTCAAAGGAGTACCCCATAGAATCGAATTTATTGCCCAAAAAGATGGTGTAGAGTTTTATAACGACTCAAAGTCTACAAATGTAGAAAGTTTAAAAGTGGCTTTAGAAAGTTTTAACCAGCCAATCATTCTTATCGCAGGTGGTCAGGGAAAGGGTGCAAGCTATCAACCATTACGTCCACTAATTCAGGAAAAGGTTTGTTTTCTAATTACATTAGGAGAAGACGCCCATAATATAGAAGAAGCATTTTCAGATTTGGTAAAAACAACCCGTGTTAATTCGATGGAGGAAGCAGTTCAAACAGCATGGGAGAACGCATTCCCTAATGCAGTAGTTTTGTTATCACCAGCTTGTGCCAGTTTTGATATGTATCCAAATTATGAATTTCGTGGAGAACATTTCCGAAAATGTGTTCAGCAACTCTTAAGAAAGGAGTGATATATTATGCATAAAGATGCATCAGCAATCCTCATCATTACAACAATATTAATAATCGTTGGTATTTTTGTTAATTACAGCGTTGAAGGTATTGAGAAAAACCTTCAACAATTTTTAACAAAACAAATAATAATACTGTTGATCGGATTTGTTGCATTTCTGTTTATGTTATTTTACGATTATCATTCATTACTAAAACCTCTATTTTTATCCGTATTTTCAGCAGTATGTATTATACTTTTAATCCTTGTCCTTGTTGTTGGCGATAAGTCTCATGGTGCCAAACGTTGGATTCTGCTCCCTATGAATTTCACCTTTCAACCATCTGAAATTACAAAGTTTCTTGTCATACTATCTATAACATGCTATTTAAGTGAATGTTATTCAAAACTTAAAAAAGTATTGTTCGGTCTTTTCTTGCCACTGATAATCAGTGGATTTTATGCAGGGTTAATCTTCTTGGAGAACGACCAGGGAATACCTACAGTGATAATGGTAACAGTACTGTGTATGATGTTCGTAGCGGGGATTCGGATTAGGCAAATGATAGTTAGTGCTACTGCCCTAAGTGTTGTATTTGGTATTGCTATTTTCATGAAACCTCACCGTATATACCGTATTATATATACATGGTTCCCAGAATGGGATCCCTCTGGAAAAGGATGGCATATCATACAATCATTAGTCTCATTTTATCGCGGAGGTTTATTTGGTGTTGGAATTGGTGCTGGTGAACAGAAATTAAATTATTTACCTGAAGCAAATAAAGATTTTCCATT
This region includes:
- the murD gene encoding UDP-N-acetylmuramoyl-L-alanine--D-glutamate ligase, which produces MNKTKEKIMTSRRFLVLGAGKSGLAVAKLLKQQNKIVIVNDQKEIKELPDTVRQLEQLEIPFIFGEHPLSLLSSTDVVIVSPGISPNINIIKTAMVKGYPIIGELEYASYFINKPIIAITGTNGKTTVTTWIYYTLRELGINTALGGNNDTPLSDIVLLAKSYDWIVAEVSSYQLEYCYDFHPQIAGVLNVTPDHISRHSTLKEYADVKSKIFKNQQREDIAIINEDDDWVRQMKIPTDVSQYRFSLEMKVPTGAWIENENIHFNETYLGHIQQIPLKGKHNLANALAVLCALCPIIESPEKVFKAMCSFKGVPHRIEFIAQKDGVEFYNDSKSTNVESLKVALESFNQPIILIAGGQGKGASYQPLRPLIQEKVCFLITLGEDAHNIEEAFSDLVKTTRVNSMEEAVQTAWENAFPNAVVLLSPACASFDMYPNYEFRGEHFRKCVQQLLRKE
- a CDS encoding FtsW/RodA/SpoVE family cell cycle protein — protein: MHKDASAILIITTILIIVGIFVNYSVEGIEKNLQQFLTKQIIILLIGFVAFLFMLFYDYHSLLKPLFLSVFSAVCIILLILVLVVGDKSHGAKRWILLPMNFTFQPSEITKFLVILSITCYLSECYSKLKKVLFGLFLPLIISGFYAGLIFLENDQGIPTVIMVTVLCMMFVAGIRIRQMIVSATALSVVFGIAIFMKPHRIYRIIYTWFPEWDPSGKGWHIIQSLVSFYRGGLFGVGIGAGEQKLNYLPEANKDFPFSLITEEMGMLTALLLVLLFFLFIYYGFEIARKAPDIEGSLLAVGVTCMVGIQAIVMIFVNMGLLPIKGMCLPLVSSGGSSFLATMMMIGSLVNIGIQEERKEPAFAKKIPIFLPTANIFQ
- the mraY gene encoding phospho-N-acetylmuramoyl-pentapeptide-transferase yields the protein MLYYIAILLIPYIDLMNVLTYHTVRAGGAVFTSFLLTLFIGPSVIHKLREMKIGQYIKKEYVEDLHQLHKGKAGTPTMGGILILISTCISLLIWGRLTNRCLWLALIIFVALGILGFVDDYIKLKRKHNDGLRARDKLLGQILIGVIFGIYLYFNPITPGPIYIVHSDVKNWALLCNQLSEALKQHNETPHSIICSQIPPILKEHLLQLNLEKELEIEEQLLIIRVLNQIIDNGTWHQNPMWKNEDIGQEAMSYLLSNKQLIPYQKQRLSRLILEHVFKDAFYPSPSSLHTKVGVPGFKNLFIPLGILYILFVAFIVVSVSNAVNLTDGLDGLAIGCSIISIMAYAAIAYIVSRADWSRYLFLTYVPEASELFVFGSTLLGAGLGFLWYNGHPAEVFMGDTGSLSLGGALATLAVLTKQELLLPIVAGIFVLEAGSVLLQVASFKLTGKRIFRMSPLHHHFELLGWTETKVTLRFWIIALLFALLSLGTLKLR